A stretch of Chrysiogenia bacterium DNA encodes these proteins:
- a CDS encoding tandem-95 repeat protein: MGKQQNLRIKLIGTILAAVAGMGLVFSCAPAWAQGAPSQSNLWVGQFEGLLQVDGDDASILLSVSDPGNVLAVVVDSVRGIVWAAGRDRLRGYDVAGTLLYDAEVPGHGGSPHRTSGKTLGRNDRRDDGRNDGRDGDRRRDNNGDDVQNLDLDVNPGNGSVWLAESRNLHHFNEYGELLETIALPRNAKAVSFDEFTEYLWAATDKSITAYRDNGSVARTLPVFFFEKVQDIESDDSTGDLWVAIRGVIKRFSATGSLLLVRFVADPDHLSSDGAGNVWFSSGKEILYWDAGGQELASAQPFAVPGGKSGKTYIFGDGYDHHDGHDGHVEGGCESGSNDGPHRSKSPARGGGSGKGGLLFGFPGGNSGGDSGSRQVLALVTNRGDGSVWVASKFEIAHVSAAGETLDELGKDGLGCVKIHDLDLGGGVSAPEIAFVLPDDRAFIGEASPQIEVSYSSEGAAIDPDSLVFELDGTFLPVSCAVLTQDEAQCTPQAPLSSGPASLTATIADVVGNVSEPASISFRVNGAPSILGAPAGNAEEDMVYSFVPAASDPDLAFGDLLTFEIENQPLWTSFDPATGGLSGTPGNNDVGVYEGIVIRVADSFGTEASLPAFSIEVANLNGAPTIGGEPLTVLDEDTTYLFAPSAEDEDLMHGDVLSFEIENQPSWSNFDAVTGALSGTPTNSDVGVYAGIIIRVRDLMGEAAELPAFTIKVQNVNDVPTIAGAPLTVTGEDTPYLFTPSATDEDSIHGDTLRFEAIGLPGWLALDSVTGALSGTPEQVDVGVHGPILLSVFDSQNASASLPQFTIEVLNVNDAPVILAASFTTNEDTPLEASLTAFDQDSDPLTFEIVANGNIGSVTLLDANAGTLRYEPLANEFGSDFLQVRAFDGAVYSETVTVAIEVIAVNDPPTAAALPPIVLDEDTVSAVQILTGTDIESDEPDLKAAVVRAPSNGRLSASRGAAPLSITYTPDTEFSGEDFFKFVIRDPDGASSPVVTATITVNPVNDPPVAAPATIIVEEDAAPLLGQFSSSDPDGPARRYEIVTYPILGTLALLNSFEGVFEFTPAPDASGTDTFVFRIYDEAGGIGEGAGVIFVRPVNDAPVVAGAPPPSVVQGGTYSLTPTLLDDAVEGDSPLTLTIENLPPWASFDEVTGALDGSPGNADVGFYEDITITATDDLGASGVLGPFTIEVINLNDPPVISGEPADMVEVGATYAFVPEADDPDLTHGDVLSFEIAGLPEWAIFDASNGAMTGIPAQSDLGLYENIQLTVVDVAGARASLPAFSISVTGENAAPEIYGIPATTLEAGSEYTFTPIAFDENLASGDYLIFTAENIPSWASLDADTGTLTGTPQNADIGLYQGIVLTVTDSQGEAASLAAFNIEVLEVGAGGGGECSPVANLTYPTRESLSLELTPNESIRDLIVEDINLDGAPDIIVIGETFDEGAGECNPEVEECCLPGDEFCQGPVASSPLSFVSVFTGNLFDGVPDGTFASPVTTIHSGYFLTGEIGDVTDDGVLDLVAADPDVGLYVLAGNGSAASGYFDTGVTIYSDRNPIDVRLLDVDGDGLRDIVALGAGYYYPYGAVEVFLNFGGLDLPLWNVENLIGYPTAFVEGDFNGDPFLDLAVIHDGNYGAVPPGLQVLGGQDPLEYFAGDFFSASTLSIGDYSYGPGVTAGDFTGDGIQDVVYADVGFDGTGFARVLVGAGDGSFTLGNVFDLGAEPAKIQSADLNGDGVLDLVAVNYFGGTGSDGTGTILIGESMGGVASGTFALLEAPSVGVYPGAMGLDDFNADSLTDLVFADNDFNLGPQVSLLTAQACSDGPANTPPGIYGRPAMTAIAESPYLFRPSVSDPDTGDTLEFSAIGVPSWASFDTFTGELSGTPGLTEVGDYGPVTISVSDGNSEPVSLAPFSISVINVLSLSLSGPTVIEQGTSVIITPVLSGVVPGRTLTFSAEKLLSWMNLNTATGEITGTPANEDVDIFFRDFDTLTLADPASRTISINVSDGVTGATSPGLTIVVTNSNDAPVLSGTALTSVTEGPYEFVPALSDPDDELGFPPYADSHVFSVTNLPSWATFDVQTGRIFGILDDAEVGVYSDILVSVVDQAGAASDLGPFTIEVANLNEAPVLEFPEGTFCRYRDANGCTQFAVTAEPGMAFELQQAVTDEDLVHGTETLTFSAMNLPSWAEFSSITGAISGFPLPDDLGTYDNLEFIVTDAAGLSDRIPATGALASFAIIVSAVPVISGAASPEAFEGMPYSFKPLVIDDDGFLDFEVDNLPGWASFDPQTGEVFGIPGIFDLGIYDGIVISVHDGNSPIQSLDPFSIQVLNREDPPTLEFDPGEGIAAREDHPLLFVVPASDPDSFFGDVLTYSLENAPAWLAIDEHGVVRGRPGASDVGEHQGIRVLVQDLVGLSAATEPFTITVYNANDAPVLSGTPASQISVGETYSFQPTSDDSDLLQADVLEFQAMNLPHWLELDAEMGAITGSPGPEDVGVYSDILLVVHDLAGEVAKLPEFDIVVSDPGNLPRVPVGPPLLPGQKHTLFASTQ; this comes from the coding sequence GCCAGTTCGAGGGTCTGTTGCAGGTGGATGGGGATGACGCCTCCATTCTGCTCTCTGTCAGCGATCCCGGGAACGTGCTGGCGGTCGTTGTCGATTCAGTGCGGGGAATTGTGTGGGCGGCGGGCCGCGACCGGCTACGCGGCTATGACGTTGCGGGAACGCTCCTCTATGACGCCGAGGTTCCGGGCCATGGTGGTTCTCCTCATCGCACTTCAGGCAAGACGTTGGGGCGCAATGATCGGCGTGACGACGGCCGCAACGATGGACGCGACGGTGATCGTCGACGGGACAACAACGGCGACGACGTGCAGAATCTCGATCTGGATGTGAACCCCGGCAATGGCTCGGTCTGGCTCGCCGAATCGAGGAACCTGCATCACTTCAACGAGTATGGGGAGCTGCTCGAGACCATCGCTTTACCGCGCAACGCCAAAGCCGTGAGCTTTGACGAGTTCACCGAATATCTTTGGGCGGCGACGGACAAGAGTATTACCGCCTACCGCGACAACGGATCGGTTGCGCGGACGTTGCCGGTGTTTTTCTTTGAGAAAGTCCAGGATATCGAGTCCGACGATTCGACGGGGGATCTGTGGGTCGCGATCAGAGGCGTGATCAAACGCTTCTCGGCAACGGGATCGTTGCTGCTCGTGCGATTTGTTGCTGACCCCGATCATCTCTCGAGCGATGGGGCGGGCAATGTTTGGTTCTCGAGCGGCAAGGAAATTCTCTATTGGGATGCCGGCGGACAGGAACTCGCCTCCGCGCAGCCGTTCGCCGTGCCGGGCGGAAAATCTGGCAAGACATATATCTTTGGCGACGGGTACGACCACCACGATGGTCACGACGGCCACGTCGAGGGAGGTTGCGAGAGCGGCTCCAATGACGGACCTCACAGGAGCAAATCCCCAGCGCGTGGCGGCGGTTCAGGCAAAGGCGGTCTGCTCTTTGGCTTTCCCGGCGGGAACTCTGGAGGTGATTCTGGTTCCCGGCAGGTGCTTGCACTGGTGACAAATCGCGGGGACGGCTCGGTGTGGGTTGCAAGCAAGTTCGAGATCGCCCACGTGAGCGCGGCCGGGGAGACTCTGGACGAGTTGGGCAAGGACGGACTGGGCTGCGTGAAGATTCACGATCTCGACCTGGGAGGGGGCGTCAGCGCACCCGAAATTGCATTTGTCTTGCCTGATGACCGTGCTTTCATTGGTGAAGCATCTCCGCAAATCGAGGTCTCCTACAGCTCCGAGGGAGCAGCAATCGACCCCGACTCACTCGTTTTTGAGCTCGATGGGACATTTCTTCCGGTGAGCTGCGCAGTGCTCACGCAAGATGAGGCGCAGTGCACGCCGCAGGCTCCGCTTTCGTCAGGCCCGGCTTCTTTGACGGCGACGATCGCCGATGTGGTGGGCAACGTATCGGAGCCCGCAAGTATTTCCTTCCGCGTGAACGGCGCGCCGAGCATCCTGGGTGCGCCCGCAGGCAACGCCGAAGAGGACATGGTGTATTCCTTTGTCCCGGCCGCCTCGGACCCCGATCTGGCTTTCGGAGATCTTCTCACCTTCGAAATTGAAAACCAGCCGCTGTGGACGAGTTTCGACCCAGCGACGGGCGGGCTCTCAGGCACACCGGGAAACAACGATGTGGGCGTCTACGAGGGCATTGTCATCCGCGTGGCCGATAGCTTTGGCACGGAGGCATCTCTGCCCGCGTTCAGCATCGAGGTAGCAAATTTGAACGGCGCGCCGACGATTGGGGGAGAGCCGCTGACGGTGCTGGATGAGGACACGACCTACCTTTTCGCCCCGAGCGCTGAAGACGAAGATCTCATGCATGGGGATGTGTTGAGCTTCGAGATCGAGAACCAGCCTTCTTGGTCGAATTTTGATGCGGTAACCGGGGCGTTGTCTGGCACCCCCACCAACTCCGACGTGGGCGTCTATGCCGGCATCATCATCCGGGTCCGGGACCTGATGGGCGAAGCGGCAGAGCTTCCCGCCTTCACCATTAAAGTGCAGAACGTGAACGATGTACCGACCATCGCCGGTGCGCCGCTTACAGTGACCGGTGAGGACACACCCTATCTGTTCACTCCAAGTGCGACTGATGAGGACTCAATCCACGGCGATACGTTGCGATTCGAGGCGATCGGGCTGCCCGGCTGGCTTGCGCTCGACTCGGTGACGGGAGCGCTCTCGGGAACACCAGAACAGGTGGACGTGGGTGTGCACGGGCCCATCTTGCTTTCGGTGTTTGATAGTCAGAACGCTTCGGCGTCGCTCCCGCAATTTACGATTGAGGTTCTCAACGTCAACGATGCTCCGGTGATCCTTGCCGCGAGTTTCACCACGAACGAGGACACGCCGCTCGAGGCGTCACTGACGGCATTTGACCAGGACAGTGATCCGCTCACTTTCGAGATCGTTGCAAACGGCAACATCGGCAGTGTCACGCTGCTCGACGCAAACGCCGGAACGCTGCGCTATGAGCCCCTTGCCAATGAATTCGGCAGCGATTTTCTGCAGGTGCGCGCGTTCGACGGCGCTGTCTATTCGGAGACGGTCACGGTCGCGATCGAAGTCATTGCAGTGAACGATCCGCCTACCGCCGCCGCGCTTCCGCCTATCGTGCTTGACGAAGACACCGTGTCGGCGGTTCAGATACTCACCGGCACAGATATCGAGTCGGACGAGCCAGACCTGAAAGCCGCCGTCGTGCGGGCGCCGTCAAACGGGCGCCTGAGTGCGAGCCGGGGGGCGGCGCCGCTCTCGATCACCTATACCCCGGACACCGAGTTCAGCGGAGAGGACTTCTTCAAGTTTGTGATTCGGGACCCCGACGGCGCAAGCTCCCCTGTGGTCACGGCAACCATCACAGTCAACCCGGTCAATGATCCGCCGGTTGCAGCGCCTGCGACAATTATCGTGGAAGAAGACGCCGCGCCGCTTCTCGGTCAGTTCTCCTCAAGCGATCCGGATGGACCCGCGCGGCGCTATGAGATCGTTACGTATCCGATCCTTGGCACGCTGGCACTCCTGAACTCCTTTGAAGGGGTTTTTGAGTTCACGCCTGCACCTGACGCTTCGGGCACGGACACGTTTGTCTTCCGGATCTACGATGAGGCCGGTGGGATCGGAGAGGGCGCAGGTGTCATCTTCGTCCGGCCAGTCAATGACGCGCCGGTCGTGGCCGGCGCGCCGCCGCCAAGTGTTGTCCAAGGCGGGACGTATTCCCTCACGCCGACCCTTTTAGACGACGCGGTCGAGGGCGACTCGCCGCTGACGCTCACCATCGAAAATCTCCCGCCCTGGGCGAGTTTCGATGAGGTGACTGGCGCGCTAGATGGTTCGCCCGGGAACGCAGACGTTGGCTTCTATGAGGACATCACCATCACGGCGACAGACGACCTGGGCGCCAGCGGGGTGCTCGGACCGTTCACCATCGAGGTCATCAACCTCAACGACCCGCCGGTGATCTCCGGAGAACCGGCCGACATGGTGGAGGTTGGTGCGACGTATGCCTTTGTCCCGGAGGCGGACGATCCAGACCTCACCCACGGCGATGTGCTGAGCTTTGAAATCGCTGGCCTTCCAGAGTGGGCGATTTTTGACGCGTCGAACGGTGCCATGACCGGAATCCCTGCGCAGAGTGATCTGGGGCTCTACGAGAATATCCAGCTCACGGTGGTCGATGTGGCAGGCGCCCGCGCGAGCCTGCCGGCCTTCAGTATTTCGGTGACCGGCGAGAACGCAGCGCCGGAAATCTATGGAATTCCCGCAACCACGCTCGAAGCGGGGAGCGAATACACCTTCACGCCGATCGCCTTCGATGAGAACTTGGCGAGCGGTGACTACCTCATCTTCACGGCGGAGAACATCCCCTCCTGGGCAAGTCTGGATGCGGACACGGGCACGCTCACCGGCACGCCGCAGAACGCCGACATCGGGCTGTATCAAGGCATCGTGCTTACGGTGACGGACTCCCAGGGGGAGGCGGCTTCGCTCGCGGCCTTCAATATCGAGGTGCTAGAGGTCGGAGCCGGTGGGGGAGGGGAGTGCTCTCCCGTAGCGAACCTGACTTATCCCACGCGCGAGTCTCTCTCGCTCGAGCTCACTCCCAACGAGAGCATCCGCGATCTCATCGTAGAGGACATCAACCTTGACGGCGCTCCCGACATTATCGTGATCGGTGAGACATTCGATGAGGGGGCCGGTGAGTGCAATCCTGAAGTTGAAGAATGCTGCCTGCCGGGGGATGAGTTCTGCCAGGGCCCTGTGGCGAGTAGCCCACTCTCATTCGTGAGCGTGTTTACGGGAAACCTTTTTGACGGCGTACCCGACGGCACCTTCGCGTCGCCGGTTACGACGATTCACAGCGGGTATTTCCTGACCGGAGAGATCGGCGATGTCACTGACGATGGCGTGCTGGATTTGGTAGCAGCCGATCCGGACGTAGGCCTCTACGTGCTCGCGGGCAACGGTTCTGCGGCGTCGGGATATTTCGATACCGGCGTTACGATCTACAGCGACCGCAATCCTATCGATGTGAGGCTTCTCGATGTAGACGGTGACGGCCTGCGCGACATCGTCGCCCTGGGAGCGGGATATTACTACCCCTACGGCGCCGTCGAAGTGTTCCTCAACTTCGGAGGCCTCGATCTTCCGCTCTGGAATGTGGAGAATCTGATCGGGTATCCCACTGCGTTTGTCGAGGGTGATTTCAACGGCGATCCCTTCCTCGACCTCGCGGTGATTCACGATGGCAACTACGGCGCCGTCCCTCCAGGGCTTCAGGTTCTTGGCGGTCAGGATCCGCTCGAATACTTTGCGGGTGACTTCTTCTCGGCCTCTACGCTTTCAATCGGAGACTATTCGTATGGTCCTGGCGTCACGGCCGGGGACTTTACGGGAGACGGCATTCAGGATGTCGTCTATGCCGATGTCGGCTTCGACGGAACGGGCTTTGCCCGCGTGCTCGTCGGCGCAGGCGACGGGAGTTTCACTCTCGGCAACGTTTTCGATCTGGGAGCGGAACCTGCGAAGATTCAGAGCGCAGATCTGAACGGCGACGGCGTCCTCGACCTCGTTGCCGTGAACTATTTCGGGGGGACGGGCTCTGATGGGACGGGAACCATTCTGATCGGCGAGTCCATGGGCGGGGTCGCCTCCGGCACTTTTGCGCTCCTCGAAGCGCCCAGCGTGGGCGTCTATCCCGGCGCGATGGGGCTGGACGATTTTAATGCCGATAGCCTTACGGACCTCGTCTTTGCCGACAATGATTTCAACCTTGGGCCCCAGGTTTCATTGCTGACCGCGCAGGCTTGCAGCGACGGACCTGCGAATACGCCGCCGGGCATCTATGGCCGCCCGGCCATGACAGCAATCGCGGAGTCACCTTATCTCTTCCGCCCTTCGGTGTCCGATCCCGATACGGGCGATACGCTGGAATTTTCGGCCATCGGCGTTCCTTCCTGGGCAAGCTTTGACACGTTCACGGGCGAACTCTCCGGGACCCCAGGCCTCACTGAGGTGGGGGATTACGGCCCAGTCACGATCTCCGTCAGCGATGGCAACTCCGAGCCCGTTTCGCTGGCGCCATTCTCGATCTCAGTGATCAATGTCCTGAGTTTGAGTCTTTCAGGCCCCACCGTGATCGAGCAGGGCACTTCAGTGATCATCACTCCGGTGCTTTCGGGCGTGGTGCCGGGACGTACCCTCACATTTTCCGCCGAGAAACTGCTCTCCTGGATGAACCTGAACACTGCAACCGGCGAGATTACCGGCACGCCTGCGAACGAAGACGTCGATATATTCTTCAGAGACTTCGACACCTTGACCCTTGCCGACCCGGCAAGCCGAACAATTTCGATCAATGTGAGCGATGGCGTGACAGGTGCCACCTCGCCCGGCCTCACTATCGTGGTCACCAATAGCAATGATGCCCCTGTGCTCTCCGGAACGGCTCTGACATCAGTCACCGAGGGCCCATATGAATTTGTGCCGGCGCTCAGCGATCCTGACGATGAACTGGGTTTCCCGCCCTATGCCGACAGCCATGTTTTCTCTGTGACAAACTTGCCGTCGTGGGCGACGTTCGATGTTCAGACCGGGCGCATCTTTGGGATTCTCGATGACGCAGAGGTAGGTGTCTATTCAGACATATTGGTGAGTGTGGTTGACCAGGCCGGGGCTGCCTCCGACTTGGGACCATTCACGATAGAAGTCGCAAACTTGAATGAAGCCCCGGTGCTGGAATTCCCAGAAGGAACATTTTGCAGATATCGAGATGCCAATGGCTGCACGCAATTTGCAGTAACGGCCGAGCCGGGGATGGCATTTGAGTTGCAACAGGCGGTTACTGACGAAGATCTCGTACACGGAACGGAGACTCTGACCTTTAGCGCAATGAATCTGCCGTCCTGGGCAGAGTTTTCGTCGATTACGGGTGCCATTTCTGGTTTTCCATTGCCAGACGACCTGGGGACGTACGACAACCTGGAATTTATCGTTACGGACGCCGCTGGCCTGTCCGACCGCATCCCCGCAACGGGAGCGCTAGCCAGTTTTGCGATCATTGTGAGTGCTGTGCCGGTAATCAGTGGTGCGGCGTCGCCCGAGGCATTCGAAGGAATGCCTTACTCGTTTAAACCTCTTGTCATTGACGATGATGGCTTTCTGGACTTCGAAGTGGACAACCTCCCCGGTTGGGCCAGCTTCGACCCGCAGACCGGTGAGGTTTTCGGAATACCTGGTATTTTCGACCTTGGAATTTATGACGGGATCGTGATCTCCGTACACGACGGCAATTCGCCGATTCAATCACTCGATCCCTTTTCAATACAAGTTCTTAATCGCGAGGATCCACCGACCCTGGAGTTCGATCCCGGGGAGGGTATCGCGGCGCGCGAAGATCATCCGTTGCTGTTTGTGGTGCCTGCCAGCGATCCAGATTCGTTCTTTGGCGATGTTCTTACGTACTCACTTGAAAATGCACCTGCTTGGTTGGCGATCGACGAGCATGGCGTGGTGCGTGGAAGACCGGGAGCCTCAGATGTGGGAGAGCATCAGGGTATTCGCGTGCTGGTGCAGGATCTCGTGGGGCTGAGCGCAGCGACCGAACCATTTACTATTACGGTGTACAACGCGAATGATGCTCCGGTCCTGAGTGGAACGCCGGCGAGCCAGATTTCCGTTGGTGAGACATATTCTTTCCAGCCTACTTCCGACGATAGCGATCTTTTGCAGGCTGACGTGCTCGAATTTCAGGCGATGAACCTTCCCCATTGGCTTGAGTTGGACGCTGAAATGGGTGCCATCACAGGATCGCCGGGTCCGGAGGACGTTGGGGTTTATTCCGATATTCTCCTGGTTGTGCATGATTTAGCTGGTGAAGTTGCCAAACTTCCCGAATTCGACATCGTTGTGAGCGATCCTGGAAACCTTCCCCGAGTTCCAGTCGGGCCACCGCTTCTGCCAGGGCAGAAGCATACCCTATTTGCATCGACTCAGTT